A section of the Amycolatopsis sp. AA4 genome encodes:
- a CDS encoding helix-turn-helix transcriptional regulator, with protein MSPVRRGKELPIHNRLPVLRAERGMSRAELAEAVEVNPQTIGALERGDHYPSLDLALRICAVFDLPVEAVFSRAPLEGDA; from the coding sequence ATGAGCCCGGTGCGGCGTGGCAAGGAGCTGCCGATCCACAACCGGCTGCCGGTGCTGCGCGCGGAGCGCGGGATGAGCCGGGCGGAGCTCGCCGAGGCGGTCGAGGTCAATCCGCAGACGATCGGGGCACTGGAGCGCGGCGATCATTACCCGAGTCTCGACCTGGCGTTGCGCATTTGCGCGGTGTTCGACCTGCCGGTGGAGGCCGTGTTCAGCCGGGCGCCGCTGGAGGGGGACGCGTGA
- a CDS encoding ABC transporter ATP-binding protein, with protein sequence MEIDRISKRFGAKTALDGVSFTAAPGELFGFVGSNGAGKTTTMRIVLGVLTADSGEVRFDGRPITHDTRAQIGYLPEERGLYPKMKVLDQLVYLAELHGLSTNDAHRAAELWMAKLGLGPKRKDDIQKLSLGNQQRVQLAAALVHDPALLVLDEPFSGLDPLAVDVLSGVLREKAAAGVPVVFSSHQLDLVERLCDRVGIIRDGRMVAVGTVDELTRDAGRRLVVTAPSANPGWAATVPGARVLENHGTTTVLELSPSADDQAVLAAALATGPVTEFSHRRRTLADLFRDSVATPGAPR encoded by the coding sequence CTGGAGATCGACCGGATCAGCAAGCGGTTCGGCGCGAAAACCGCGCTCGACGGCGTGAGTTTCACCGCGGCGCCGGGCGAGCTGTTCGGGTTCGTCGGCAGCAACGGCGCGGGCAAGACCACCACGATGCGGATCGTGCTGGGGGTGCTGACCGCCGATTCCGGCGAGGTGCGCTTCGACGGGCGGCCGATCACGCACGACACTCGCGCGCAGATCGGGTACCTGCCCGAGGAGCGCGGGCTGTACCCGAAAATGAAGGTCCTCGACCAGCTCGTCTACCTCGCCGAACTGCACGGCCTCAGCACCAACGACGCCCACCGCGCCGCCGAGTTGTGGATGGCGAAGCTGGGGCTCGGGCCGAAGCGCAAGGACGACATCCAGAAGCTCAGCCTCGGCAACCAGCAACGCGTGCAGCTCGCCGCCGCGCTGGTGCACGACCCGGCGTTGCTGGTGCTCGACGAACCGTTCTCCGGCCTCGACCCGCTCGCGGTCGACGTGCTGAGCGGCGTGCTGCGCGAGAAGGCGGCGGCGGGAGTGCCGGTGGTGTTTTCCAGCCATCAGCTCGACCTCGTGGAGCGGCTGTGCGACCGGGTCGGCATCATCCGCGACGGCCGGATGGTCGCGGTCGGCACCGTGGACGAGCTGACCCGCGACGCCGGACGTCGGCTGGTCGTCACCGCGCCCAGCGCGAATCCCGGTTGGGCGGCAACGGTTCCCGGTGCCCGGGTGCTCGAAAACCACGGCACCACAACGGTGCTGGAGCTGTCGCCCAGTGCCGATGACCAGGCCGTGCTGGCCGCCGCGCTGGCCACCGGTCCGGTGACCGAATTCAGCCACCGCCGCCGTACGCTGGCCGACCTGTTCCGCGATTCCGTCGCCACGCCGGGAGCACCTCGATGA
- a CDS encoding ABC transporter permease yields the protein MSRIRPVRAVRLVAKRELNARLRTRSFVLSTAVMLLLLLGYVALQVFLASDRETTRVALAGQAQGIAAQLENNDRHLKIVLVQSESDGLTQVRDGDVDALVSGSASRPRVVVKSTLDPQLRTTLDGIAQQQVLDAQLYSANLDPAAVHQAVSATHADVQALEPADPQAGTKLVTGIVVAILLYVSIMTYGMFVAQGVVEEKSSRVVEILLATVRPVHLLLGKVIGLGLVGLTQLAILAAAGLVAGGVSGVFSISSVTLGTLGWGFVWYLLGFFLYAMLYGAAGALVSRQEDTQAVVGPVNIALVIGFVAGINLLTQAPQGTATRVVSLIPLLSPVLMPARIALGTVEPWEIVLSLVLTGALIAVVTWAGARVYRNGVLRVGSRVRLVDALRR from the coding sequence ATGAGCCGGATCCGTCCCGTCCGCGCGGTGCGGCTGGTGGCCAAGCGGGAACTCAACGCACGGCTGCGCACTCGGTCCTTTGTGCTCAGTACCGCGGTAATGCTGTTGCTGCTGCTGGGTTACGTCGCGCTGCAGGTGTTCCTCGCCAGCGACCGGGAGACCACTCGCGTCGCGTTGGCCGGACAAGCCCAGGGCATCGCCGCGCAACTGGAGAACAACGACCGGCACCTCAAGATCGTCCTGGTCCAGTCCGAATCGGACGGACTGACCCAGGTCCGCGACGGCGACGTCGACGCACTCGTCTCCGGCAGCGCTTCCCGGCCGCGGGTGGTCGTTAAGTCCACTTTGGACCCACAACTGCGTACGACACTGGACGGCATCGCGCAGCAACAGGTCCTCGACGCACAGCTGTACTCCGCGAACCTCGACCCCGCCGCCGTGCACCAGGCGGTATCCGCCACCCATGCTGACGTGCAGGCCCTCGAACCCGCGGATCCGCAGGCCGGGACGAAGCTCGTGACCGGGATCGTGGTCGCGATCCTGTTGTACGTCAGCATCATGACCTACGGGATGTTCGTCGCGCAGGGCGTGGTCGAGGAGAAATCCAGCCGCGTCGTGGAAATTCTGCTCGCGACCGTCCGTCCGGTGCATTTGCTGCTGGGCAAGGTCATCGGGCTCGGCCTGGTCGGCTTGACGCAGCTCGCGATCCTCGCCGCAGCCGGTTTAGTGGCCGGTGGCGTATCCGGAGTGTTCTCGATTTCCAGCGTCACGCTGGGGACACTGGGCTGGGGTTTCGTCTGGTATCTGCTCGGTTTCTTCCTCTACGCGATGCTGTACGGCGCGGCTGGTGCACTGGTGTCCCGGCAGGAGGACACGCAGGCGGTGGTCGGACCGGTGAATATCGCGCTGGTCATCGGGTTCGTCGCGGGGATCAACCTGCTGACCCAGGCCCCGCAGGGGACGGCGACGCGGGTCGTGTCGCTGATTCCGTTGCTGTCGCCGGTTCTGATGCCCGCGCGGATCGCGCTCGGCACGGTCGAGCCGTGGGAAATCGTGCTGTCGCTGGTGCTGACGGGCGCGCTGATCGCCGTGGTCACCTGGGCTGGTGCGCGGGTGTACCGGAATGGAGTACTGCGGGTCGGCAGCCGCGTACGGCTGGTTGACGCGTTGCGCCGTTAG
- a CDS encoding class I SAM-dependent methyltransferase, whose protein sequence is MNVMERALRWWGPRGGIAQFHRPTGVPGHVAGLIMGRRSSNVTRNRWAVRLLDVQPSERVLELGCGPGVAVAALADRAALVVGVDHSAVMIRQARHRNRAAVRAGRVRLVCASVEHLSLAEGPFDAALAVNTLGMWPAPVARLWELGRLLCSGGRVALVSQPRLPGVTAAAATEELTEKLTEAGFTQLRIETLDLEPPVVCVLGRVP, encoded by the coding sequence ATGAACGTGATGGAACGGGCTTTGCGCTGGTGGGGCCCGCGCGGCGGGATCGCGCAGTTTCACCGGCCGACCGGGGTTCCGGGACACGTCGCCGGGCTGATCATGGGGCGACGGTCGTCGAACGTGACGCGCAATCGGTGGGCGGTGCGATTGCTCGACGTCCAGCCTTCCGAGCGGGTTCTCGAACTCGGCTGCGGTCCGGGCGTGGCGGTCGCCGCGCTGGCGGACCGGGCGGCGCTGGTGGTCGGGGTCGACCATTCGGCGGTGATGATTCGCCAGGCACGACACCGAAATCGGGCGGCGGTCCGGGCTGGGCGAGTGCGGCTGGTGTGCGCGTCGGTCGAGCACTTGTCGCTCGCCGAAGGACCGTTCGATGCCGCGCTGGCGGTCAACACGCTGGGCATGTGGCCGGCTCCGGTAGCCCGGCTGTGGGAGCTGGGCCGGTTGTTGTGTTCGGGCGGACGTGTTGCGTTGGTATCTCAACCACGCCTCCCAGGCGTGACAGCGGCCGCGGCAACCGAAGAGCTGACCGAGAAGCTCACCGAAGCTGGGTTCACCCAGCTCCGAATCGAAACCCTCGATCTGGAGCCGCCCGTGGTCTGCGTGCTAGGCCGAGTGCCCTAA
- a CDS encoding MerR family transcriptional regulator, which yields MIATLSIGELAERTGVPTSALRYYDELGLVRPAEREAGRRRYAESAVKDVGVLLFFQEIGFTLSEIGRFLTGGQSGRQEMIDGKLAELTEQQRRIEIARAALEHGRHCPARDPLKCPRFWSIIEKRQSGLSLAESHEQAHDPKTR from the coding sequence ATGATTGCCACCCTGTCCATCGGCGAACTCGCCGAGCGCACCGGCGTGCCGACGAGCGCGTTGCGTTATTACGACGAACTCGGTCTCGTGCGCCCCGCGGAGCGGGAAGCGGGCCGGCGACGCTACGCCGAGTCCGCGGTCAAGGACGTGGGCGTGCTGCTGTTCTTCCAGGAAATCGGCTTCACGCTGTCCGAAATCGGCCGTTTCCTGACCGGCGGACAATCCGGCCGCCAGGAAATGATCGACGGCAAACTCGCCGAACTGACCGAGCAGCAGCGCCGCATCGAGATCGCCCGCGCCGCGCTCGAACACGGACGGCACTGTCCGGCCCGTGATCCGCTGAAGTGCCCGCGGTTCTGGTCGATCATCGAAAAGCGGCAAAGCGGCCTGTCCCTCGCGGAAAGCCACGAACAGGCACACGACCCTAAGACCCGGTAA